A single Fusarium oxysporum Fo47 chromosome IV, complete sequence DNA region contains:
- a CDS encoding Alpha/Beta hydrolase protein, whose protein sequence is MTSSDVPSTSELTPYDLAARGREVTGISIYKDTNDDINMETVHDLISEMHSDVPQGGTDIVYGKREAQRLRLWKPTSSATKSPVIVYVHGGSWTIGTYLDSTGSKKVSYLNDLGYAFASINFTLIPEITVKEQVQEIADSVAYLIKHAEELNIDPERVVLMGHSSGAHVVTLLGTDPSYAQKAGFSIDVLKGVIALDGSNYNALAEFSDSTGPIITNMIKGLSDDPERLQDMSPTHHAAAPNAGAFLLLHCQRKGGIRQAAELAVALKAAGTDVELRVFEGEGFEGHVAMLLRLGDGTYPATGVMEDWLRKYVPV, encoded by the coding sequence ATGACTTCTTCAGATGTACCCAGCACTTCGGAGTTGACTCCCTATGACTTGGCTGCGCGAGGACGCGAAGTCACCGGTATTTCTATATACAAAGACACCAacgatgatatcaacatGGAAACAGTACATGATCTCATATCCGAAATGCATTCGGATGTTCCTCAAGGCGGAACAGACATTGTTTACGGAAAAAGAGAAGCTCAACGCCTTCGTCTCTGGAAACCGACTTCAAGTGCCACAAAGAGTCCTGTCATTGTGTATGTCCACGGTGGGAGTTGGACAATCGGTACTTATCTCGATTCAACTGGCTCAAAGAAAGTCAGCTACTTGAACGACCTTGGCTACGCCTTTGCATCAATCAACTTCACGCTCATCCCGGAAATTACTGTTAAGGAGCAGGTGCAAGAGATTGCTGACTCGGTGGCATACCTGATCAAGCATGCTGAAGAGCTCAACATTGATCCAGAGAGGGTAGTTCTCATGGGCCATAGCTCAGGAGCACATGTCGTTACATTACTAGGCACCGACCCAAGCTATGCTCAAAAAGCCGGATTCAGCATCGACGTTCTAAAAGGCGTCATCGCTCTCGACGGGTCAAACTACAACGCTCTAGCAGAATTCTCCGATAGTACAGGacccatcatcaccaacatgaTCAAAGGGCTCAGCGATGACCCGGAGCGATTGCAGGACATGTCGCCGACGCATCATGCAGCTGCACCGAACGCTGGAGCTTTTTTGCTGTTGCATTGTCAGAGGAAGGGAGGGATTCGTCAGGCGGCTGAGTTGGCTGTGGCGTTGAAGGCGGCGGGGACGGATGTTGAGTTGCGTGTTTTCGAGGGGGAAGGGTTTGAAGGGCATGTTgcgatgttgttgaggctggGGGATGGGACTTACCCTGCGACGGGGGTGATGGAGGATTGGTTGAGGAAATATGTTCCGGTGTAA
- a CDS encoding PUA-like domain-containing protein, protein MPPRKRSAPTADASEEAVPKRRSLRQAAKGNPEPEAPPSAKASPPKKAAKVANAKKQEKPKAPAKPSKTEEPDASKVKKADKKKEPAQSSSRGVSEDPDIDSIPTVNPDAPKHDGQWYWLMKAEPETRIENGVDVKFSIDDLKAKTEPEGWDGIRAYAARNNMRNMNAGDLAFFYASNCKEPGIVGIMEIVKEFSEDRSARRPGAPYYDPKSTKEKPIWDLVHVEFRKKFAVPIGLKELRELGKPGGPLELMQLLKQSRLSVSKVSGEEWRFLCELADSKAKDAGLKHDEDEK, encoded by the exons ATGCCACCCCGAAAAAGAAGTGCGCCTACCGCCGACGCTTCAGAGGAAGCTGTTCCCAAGCGAAGATCTCTTCGGCAAGCTGCCAAAGGAAATCCCGAGCCTGAAGCGCCTCCCTCGGCCAAAGCAAGCCCGCCAAAGAAGGCTGCCAAGGTAGCCAATGCAAAGAAACAAGAGAAGCCCAAAGCACCGGCAAAGCCGTCGAAGACTGAGGAGCCAGATGCATCAAAGGTGAAGAAGGCagacaagaaaaaggagcCTGCTCAGTCCAGCTCTCGTGGTGTCTCCGAAGATCCAGATATCGACTCTATCCCGACGGTGAACCCTGATGCCCCGAAACACGATGGGCAATGGTACTGGCTTATGAAAGCTGAGCCCGAGACTCGCATTGagaatggtgttgatgtcaagtTTTCCATTGATGACTTGAAGGCAAAGACAGAGCCTGAGGGCTGGGATG GCATTCGAGCATACGCTG CTCGGAACAACATGAGAAACATGAACGCCGGTGATCTCGCCTTCTTCTACGCCAGCAACTGCAAAGAACCCGGCATCGTCGGCATAATGGAAATCGTTAAAGAATTCTCCGAAGACA GATCCGCTCGTCGACCAGGCGCACCATACTATGATCCCAAATCCACCAAAGAGAAGCCCATCTGGGACCTGGTCCACGTCGAGTTCAGAAAGAAGTTTGCTGTGCCGATTGGTCTGAAGGAACTTCGTGAGCTGGGCAAGCCTGGTGGTCCTCTTGAGTTGATGCAGTTGCTTAAACAGTCGAGGTTGAGCGTGAGTAAGGTTAGTGGCGAGGAGTGGAGGTTTTTGTGTGAGCTTGCGGATAGCAAGGCGAAAGATGCTGGGTTGAAGcatgatgaggatgagaagtgA